In Mytilus edulis chromosome 13, xbMytEdul2.2, whole genome shotgun sequence, a single window of DNA contains:
- the LOC139502079 gene encoding uncharacterized protein isoform X4 — protein sequence MLLDKALWILAFNVVLLTSEVYGLDWPWNWTKKDVTCFNTCLAAVGTGAVVAAPFAIAAAGFGAAGIVAGPFAAMKLASSVSPLCAAMCGSLEERQDLKCYTHRINGMKGLDEYLIRAVQVKNVKQCEDQCNDDAACWAFRYLPRNSFCFLYKRQQYIEDDISESQFFVKRCILCYMNATKNVKGRDDQIQTVWEASSFKECEIRCFKTDDCGAVHFDGRLRCFKFNTKTEPKESIGTDFSAKICVEFSDVALEYDGDKYKQTGNS from the exons ATGTTACTAGATAAAGCATTGTGGATTTTAGCATTCAATGTTGTGTTACTAACCAGTGAAGTGTATG GTTTAGATTGGCCATGGAATTGGACAAAAAAAGATGTCACATGCTTTAACACGTGTTTGGCAGCAGTTGGTACAGGTGCAGTTGTTGCAGCCCCTTTTGCAATAGCAGCAGCAGGATTTGGCGCTGCTGGTATTGTTGCTGGACCTTTTGCTGCAATGAAATTAGCTTCGTCTGTTTCACCATTGTGTGCAGCTATGTGTGGAAGTTTAGAGGAAAGACAAG aTTTGAAATGTTACACTCATAGAATTAATGGAATGAAGGGCTTGGATGAATATCTGATACGAGCAGTACAAGTGAAGAATGTTAAGCAGTGTGAAGATCAATGCAACGATGATGCAGCTTGCTGGGCCTTTCGATATCTTCCAAGAAATAGCTTTTGCTTTTTATACAAGCGTCAACAATATATTGAAGACGATATAAGTGAAAGCCAATTTTTTGTAAAACGTTGTATTCTATGCTACATGAACGCAACGAAAAATGTCAAAGGACGCGATGATCAAATTCAAACAGTTTGGGAAGCGTCTTCTTTCAAGGAATGTGAGATTCGATGTTTTAAAACTGACGACTGTGGTGCTGTTCATTTTGATGGCCGGCTAAGATGTTTCAAATTTAACACAAAAACGGAACCAAAGGAAAGTATAGGTACTGACTTTTCAGCAAAGATATGTGTAGAGTTCAGCGATGTAGCACTTGAATATGATG GTGACAAATACAAGCAAACCGGGAATAGCTGA